In Myxococcus stipitatus, the following are encoded in one genomic region:
- a CDS encoding VOC family protein, producing the protein MDVYKMRVARPTRNLERVVRFYREGLGLELLGRFDDHAGFDGVMLGERGAPYHLEFTVERGHEAPLSPSEDNLLVFYLPQRAEWEQRVSRMEQAGFHPVRSRNPYWDEHGKTFEDPDGYRVVLYQGEWTR; encoded by the coding sequence ATGGACGTGTACAAGATGAGGGTGGCGCGGCCGACGCGGAACCTCGAGCGGGTGGTGAGGTTCTATCGAGAGGGATTGGGCCTCGAACTTCTGGGACGTTTCGACGACCACGCGGGCTTCGATGGAGTGATGCTGGGTGAGAGGGGAGCGCCGTATCACCTGGAGTTCACGGTGGAACGAGGGCACGAGGCTCCGTTGTCTCCATCGGAAGACAACCTGTTGGTCTTCTATCTGCCCCAGCGCGCCGAGTGGGAACAGCGAGTGAGCCGGATGGAGCAAGCTGGCTTCCATCCCGTGCGCTCACGCAATCCCTATTGGGACGAACATGGGAAGACCTTCGAGGACCCCGATGGATATCGAGTGGTTCTCTACCAAGGTGAGTGGACCCGGTAG